In Leptodactylus fuscus isolate aLepFus1 chromosome 2, aLepFus1.hap2, whole genome shotgun sequence, one genomic interval encodes:
- the DDX3X gene encoding ATP-dependent RNA helicase DDX3X isoform X1: MSHVAVENVHGLDQQFAGLDLNSADAQSGGGSATKGRYIPPHLRNKEASRNGYPRCQYPAVDVYKGYGDWWSQRNGTVGWDSGRGGNGYINGTHDDRDGRMNGYGNRGSGRTDRGFYDRDNSGWNSGRDKDAYSSFGSRGDRGRPSLFNDRGSGARRSDDRRTDGYDGMGNRSDRGGFGRFDRGSSRWTDERNEEDDWSKPLAPNDRIEQELFSGSNTGINFEKYDDIPVEATGTNCPPHIESFHDVIMGEIIMGNIQLTRYTRPTPVQKHAIPIIIEKRDLMACAQTGSGKTAAFLLPILSQIYADGPGEAMKHLKDNGRYGRRKQFPLSLVLAPTRELAVQIYEEARKFAYRSRVRPCVVYGGADIGQQIRDLERGCHLLVATPGRLVDMMERGKIGLDCCKYLVLDEADRMLDMGFEPQIRRIVEQDTMPPKGVRQTMMFSATFPKEIQILARDFLDEYIFLAVGRVGSTSENITQKVVWVEEMDKRSFLLDLLNATGKDSLTLVFVETKKGADALEDFLYHEGYACTSIHGDRSQRDREEALHQFRSGKSPILVATAVAARGLDISNVKHVINFDLPSDIEEYVHRIGRTGRVGNLGLATSFFNEKNINITKDLLDLLVEAKQEVPSWLENMAYEQHHKSSSRGRSKSRFSGGFGARDYRQSSSASSSFGSSRGGRSSGHGGSRGFGGGGYGGFYNSDGYGGNYGGSSQVDWWGN, translated from the exons ATGAGTCATGTGGCCGTCGAAAATGTTCACGGTCTAGACCAGCAG TTTGCTGGGCTAGACTTGAATTCAGCTGACGCTCAAAGTGGTGGTGGCTCTGCGACTA AAGGACGTTATATCCCCCCTCACTTGCGAAACAAAGAAGCTTCAAGAAATG GTTATCCAAGGTGTCAGTATCCAGCTGTAGATGTGTATAAGGGCTACGGTGATTGGTGGTCCCAAAGGAATGGTACGGTTG GATGGGACTCTGGTCGTGGAGGAAATGGCTATATAAATGGGACTCATGATGACCGTGATGGTCGTATGAATGGATATGGAAACAGAGGTTCTGGTCGCACTGATAGAG GATTTTATGACAGAGATAATTCTGGGTGGAATTCTGGTAGAGACAAAGATGCTTACAGCAGTTTTGGATCACGGGGTGACCGTGGCAGACCTAGTCTATTTAATGACAGAGGTAGTGGGGCACGGAG ATCTGATGACCGTCGTACAGATGGCTATGATGGCATGGGGAATCGCAGTGACAGAGGTGGTTTTGGTAGATTCGATCGTGGCAGCAGTCGTTGGACAGATGAGCGAAATGAAGAAGATGACTGGTCAAAGCCTCTTGCTCCCAATGACCGCATAGAACA AGAACTCTTCTCTGGAAGCAATACTGGCATAAACTTTGAGAAGTATGATGACATTCCAGTGGAAGCAACAGGCACAAACTGTCCTCCCCACATAGAAAGT TTCCACGATGTCATCATGGGAGAGATTATTATGGGAAACATTCAGCTGACGCGCTACACAAGGCCCACTCCAGTGCAGAAGCATGCAATCCCAATTATCATAGAGAAGCGAGACTTGATGGCTTGTGCACAGACAG GTTCTGGAAAAACAGCAGCCTTCTTGCTCCCTATCCTAAGTCAAATATATGCAGACGGTCCTGGTGAAGCCATGAAGCACTTAAAG GATAATGGAAGATATGGAAGACGCAAACAGTTTCCATTGTCTCTTGTTTTGGCTCCCACAAGGGAACTGGCAGTACAAATCTATGAAGAAGCCAGAAAG TTTGCGTATAGGTCCAGAGTTCGACCATGTGTTGTGTATGGTGGTGCTGACATTGGCCAGCAGATTAGAGACTTGGAACGAGGTTGTCATTTGCTTGTGGCCACACCTGGTCGTCTCGTTGATATGATGGAACGTGGGAAAATTGGCTTGGACTGTTGCAA GTATCTTGTATTGGATGAAGCTGATAGAATGCTTGACATGGGATTTGAGCCTCAGATTAGGCGAATTGTTGAGCAAGACACCATGCCTCCCAAGGGTGTTCGTCAAACAATGATGTTTAGTGCTACTTTCCCCAAAGAAATCCAG ATTCTTGCACGAGACttcctagatgaatacattttcTTGGCAGTAGGCAGAGTAGGATCCACATCTGAAAACATTACACAGAAAGTAGTGTGGGTAGAAGAAATGGATAAACGATCCTTTTTACTGGATCTTCTCAATGCAACAG gCAAGGATTCATTAACTCTGGTGTTTGTAGAAACTAAAAAGGGTGCTGATGCACTTGAAGACTTCCTTTACCATGAAGGTTATGCTTGTACAAGCATCCATGGAGACAGATCTCAAAGAGATCGAGAAGAAGCACTTCATCAGTTCCGATCTGGAAAAAGCCCAATCCTTGTGGCAACAGCA gTAGCAGCACGAGGTCTTGATATTTCAAATGTCAAGCATGTTATAAACTTTGACCTGCCCAGTGACATTGAGGAATATGTACATAGAATAGGTCGTACAGGCCGTGTCGGTAATCTTG GTCTTGCAACCTCCTTTTTCAATGAAAAGAACATTAATATAACAAAAGACCTACTTGACCTATTGGTAGAAGCAAAACAAGAGGTACCATCTTGGCTGGAGAACATGGCATATGAACAGCATCACAAGAGCAGCAGCAGAGGCCGGTCAAAGAG TCGGTTTAGTGGTGGATTTGGTGCAAGAGACTATAGGCAGAGCAGTAGTGCAAGTAGCAGTTTTGGAAGCAGTCGTGGAGGCCGTAGCAGTGGTCATGGTGGCAGCCGAGGATTTGGAGGAG GTGGATATGGCGGCTTCTATAACAGTGATGGCTATGGTGGGAACTATGGTGGCAGCTCCCAAGTTGACTGGTGGGGCAACTAA
- the DDX3X gene encoding ATP-dependent RNA helicase DDX3X isoform X2 codes for MSHVAVENVHGLDQQFAGLDLNSADAQSGGGSATKGRYIPPHLRNKEASRNGYPRCQYPAVDVYKGYGDWWSQRNDSGWDSGRGGNGYINGTHDDRDGRMNGYGNRGSGRTDRGFYDRDNSGWNSGRDKDAYSSFGSRGDRGRPSLFNDRGSGARRSDDRRTDGYDGMGNRSDRGGFGRFDRGSSRWTDERNEEDDWSKPLAPNDRIEQELFSGSNTGINFEKYDDIPVEATGTNCPPHIESFHDVIMGEIIMGNIQLTRYTRPTPVQKHAIPIIIEKRDLMACAQTGSGKTAAFLLPILSQIYADGPGEAMKHLKDNGRYGRRKQFPLSLVLAPTRELAVQIYEEARKFAYRSRVRPCVVYGGADIGQQIRDLERGCHLLVATPGRLVDMMERGKIGLDCCKYLVLDEADRMLDMGFEPQIRRIVEQDTMPPKGVRQTMMFSATFPKEIQILARDFLDEYIFLAVGRVGSTSENITQKVVWVEEMDKRSFLLDLLNATGKDSLTLVFVETKKGADALEDFLYHEGYACTSIHGDRSQRDREEALHQFRSGKSPILVATAVAARGLDISNVKHVINFDLPSDIEEYVHRIGRTGRVGNLGLATSFFNEKNINITKDLLDLLVEAKQEVPSWLENMAYEQHHKSSSRGRSKSRFSGGFGARDYRQSSSASSSFGSSRGGRSSGHGGSRGFGGGGYGGFYNSDGYGGNYGGSSQVDWWGN; via the exons ATGAGTCATGTGGCCGTCGAAAATGTTCACGGTCTAGACCAGCAG TTTGCTGGGCTAGACTTGAATTCAGCTGACGCTCAAAGTGGTGGTGGCTCTGCGACTA AAGGACGTTATATCCCCCCTCACTTGCGAAACAAAGAAGCTTCAAGAAATG GTTATCCAAGGTGTCAGTATCCAGCTGTAGATGTGTATAAGGGCTACGGTGATTGGTGGTCCCAAAGGAATG ATTCAGGATGGGACTCTGGTCGTGGAGGAAATGGCTATATAAATGGGACTCATGATGACCGTGATGGTCGTATGAATGGATATGGAAACAGAGGTTCTGGTCGCACTGATAGAG GATTTTATGACAGAGATAATTCTGGGTGGAATTCTGGTAGAGACAAAGATGCTTACAGCAGTTTTGGATCACGGGGTGACCGTGGCAGACCTAGTCTATTTAATGACAGAGGTAGTGGGGCACGGAG ATCTGATGACCGTCGTACAGATGGCTATGATGGCATGGGGAATCGCAGTGACAGAGGTGGTTTTGGTAGATTCGATCGTGGCAGCAGTCGTTGGACAGATGAGCGAAATGAAGAAGATGACTGGTCAAAGCCTCTTGCTCCCAATGACCGCATAGAACA AGAACTCTTCTCTGGAAGCAATACTGGCATAAACTTTGAGAAGTATGATGACATTCCAGTGGAAGCAACAGGCACAAACTGTCCTCCCCACATAGAAAGT TTCCACGATGTCATCATGGGAGAGATTATTATGGGAAACATTCAGCTGACGCGCTACACAAGGCCCACTCCAGTGCAGAAGCATGCAATCCCAATTATCATAGAGAAGCGAGACTTGATGGCTTGTGCACAGACAG GTTCTGGAAAAACAGCAGCCTTCTTGCTCCCTATCCTAAGTCAAATATATGCAGACGGTCCTGGTGAAGCCATGAAGCACTTAAAG GATAATGGAAGATATGGAAGACGCAAACAGTTTCCATTGTCTCTTGTTTTGGCTCCCACAAGGGAACTGGCAGTACAAATCTATGAAGAAGCCAGAAAG TTTGCGTATAGGTCCAGAGTTCGACCATGTGTTGTGTATGGTGGTGCTGACATTGGCCAGCAGATTAGAGACTTGGAACGAGGTTGTCATTTGCTTGTGGCCACACCTGGTCGTCTCGTTGATATGATGGAACGTGGGAAAATTGGCTTGGACTGTTGCAA GTATCTTGTATTGGATGAAGCTGATAGAATGCTTGACATGGGATTTGAGCCTCAGATTAGGCGAATTGTTGAGCAAGACACCATGCCTCCCAAGGGTGTTCGTCAAACAATGATGTTTAGTGCTACTTTCCCCAAAGAAATCCAG ATTCTTGCACGAGACttcctagatgaatacattttcTTGGCAGTAGGCAGAGTAGGATCCACATCTGAAAACATTACACAGAAAGTAGTGTGGGTAGAAGAAATGGATAAACGATCCTTTTTACTGGATCTTCTCAATGCAACAG gCAAGGATTCATTAACTCTGGTGTTTGTAGAAACTAAAAAGGGTGCTGATGCACTTGAAGACTTCCTTTACCATGAAGGTTATGCTTGTACAAGCATCCATGGAGACAGATCTCAAAGAGATCGAGAAGAAGCACTTCATCAGTTCCGATCTGGAAAAAGCCCAATCCTTGTGGCAACAGCA gTAGCAGCACGAGGTCTTGATATTTCAAATGTCAAGCATGTTATAAACTTTGACCTGCCCAGTGACATTGAGGAATATGTACATAGAATAGGTCGTACAGGCCGTGTCGGTAATCTTG GTCTTGCAACCTCCTTTTTCAATGAAAAGAACATTAATATAACAAAAGACCTACTTGACCTATTGGTAGAAGCAAAACAAGAGGTACCATCTTGGCTGGAGAACATGGCATATGAACAGCATCACAAGAGCAGCAGCAGAGGCCGGTCAAAGAG TCGGTTTAGTGGTGGATTTGGTGCAAGAGACTATAGGCAGAGCAGTAGTGCAAGTAGCAGTTTTGGAAGCAGTCGTGGAGGCCGTAGCAGTGGTCATGGTGGCAGCCGAGGATTTGGAGGAG GTGGATATGGCGGCTTCTATAACAGTGATGGCTATGGTGGGAACTATGGTGGCAGCTCCCAAGTTGACTGGTGGGGCAACTAA
- the DDX3X gene encoding ATP-dependent RNA helicase DDX3X isoform X3, whose translation MSHVAVENVHGLDQQFAGLDLNSADAQSGGGSATKGRYIPPHLRNKEASRNDSGWDSGRGGNGYINGTHDDRDGRMNGYGNRGSGRTDRGFYDRDNSGWNSGRDKDAYSSFGSRGDRGRPSLFNDRGSGARRSDDRRTDGYDGMGNRSDRGGFGRFDRGSSRWTDERNEEDDWSKPLAPNDRIEQELFSGSNTGINFEKYDDIPVEATGTNCPPHIESFHDVIMGEIIMGNIQLTRYTRPTPVQKHAIPIIIEKRDLMACAQTGSGKTAAFLLPILSQIYADGPGEAMKHLKDNGRYGRRKQFPLSLVLAPTRELAVQIYEEARKFAYRSRVRPCVVYGGADIGQQIRDLERGCHLLVATPGRLVDMMERGKIGLDCCKYLVLDEADRMLDMGFEPQIRRIVEQDTMPPKGVRQTMMFSATFPKEIQILARDFLDEYIFLAVGRVGSTSENITQKVVWVEEMDKRSFLLDLLNATGKDSLTLVFVETKKGADALEDFLYHEGYACTSIHGDRSQRDREEALHQFRSGKSPILVATAVAARGLDISNVKHVINFDLPSDIEEYVHRIGRTGRVGNLGLATSFFNEKNINITKDLLDLLVEAKQEVPSWLENMAYEQHHKSSSRGRSKSRFSGGFGARDYRQSSSASSSFGSSRGGRSSGHGGSRGFGGGGYGGFYNSDGYGGNYGGSSQVDWWGN comes from the exons ATGAGTCATGTGGCCGTCGAAAATGTTCACGGTCTAGACCAGCAG TTTGCTGGGCTAGACTTGAATTCAGCTGACGCTCAAAGTGGTGGTGGCTCTGCGACTA AAGGACGTTATATCCCCCCTCACTTGCGAAACAAAGAAGCTTCAAGAAATG ATTCAGGATGGGACTCTGGTCGTGGAGGAAATGGCTATATAAATGGGACTCATGATGACCGTGATGGTCGTATGAATGGATATGGAAACAGAGGTTCTGGTCGCACTGATAGAG GATTTTATGACAGAGATAATTCTGGGTGGAATTCTGGTAGAGACAAAGATGCTTACAGCAGTTTTGGATCACGGGGTGACCGTGGCAGACCTAGTCTATTTAATGACAGAGGTAGTGGGGCACGGAG ATCTGATGACCGTCGTACAGATGGCTATGATGGCATGGGGAATCGCAGTGACAGAGGTGGTTTTGGTAGATTCGATCGTGGCAGCAGTCGTTGGACAGATGAGCGAAATGAAGAAGATGACTGGTCAAAGCCTCTTGCTCCCAATGACCGCATAGAACA AGAACTCTTCTCTGGAAGCAATACTGGCATAAACTTTGAGAAGTATGATGACATTCCAGTGGAAGCAACAGGCACAAACTGTCCTCCCCACATAGAAAGT TTCCACGATGTCATCATGGGAGAGATTATTATGGGAAACATTCAGCTGACGCGCTACACAAGGCCCACTCCAGTGCAGAAGCATGCAATCCCAATTATCATAGAGAAGCGAGACTTGATGGCTTGTGCACAGACAG GTTCTGGAAAAACAGCAGCCTTCTTGCTCCCTATCCTAAGTCAAATATATGCAGACGGTCCTGGTGAAGCCATGAAGCACTTAAAG GATAATGGAAGATATGGAAGACGCAAACAGTTTCCATTGTCTCTTGTTTTGGCTCCCACAAGGGAACTGGCAGTACAAATCTATGAAGAAGCCAGAAAG TTTGCGTATAGGTCCAGAGTTCGACCATGTGTTGTGTATGGTGGTGCTGACATTGGCCAGCAGATTAGAGACTTGGAACGAGGTTGTCATTTGCTTGTGGCCACACCTGGTCGTCTCGTTGATATGATGGAACGTGGGAAAATTGGCTTGGACTGTTGCAA GTATCTTGTATTGGATGAAGCTGATAGAATGCTTGACATGGGATTTGAGCCTCAGATTAGGCGAATTGTTGAGCAAGACACCATGCCTCCCAAGGGTGTTCGTCAAACAATGATGTTTAGTGCTACTTTCCCCAAAGAAATCCAG ATTCTTGCACGAGACttcctagatgaatacattttcTTGGCAGTAGGCAGAGTAGGATCCACATCTGAAAACATTACACAGAAAGTAGTGTGGGTAGAAGAAATGGATAAACGATCCTTTTTACTGGATCTTCTCAATGCAACAG gCAAGGATTCATTAACTCTGGTGTTTGTAGAAACTAAAAAGGGTGCTGATGCACTTGAAGACTTCCTTTACCATGAAGGTTATGCTTGTACAAGCATCCATGGAGACAGATCTCAAAGAGATCGAGAAGAAGCACTTCATCAGTTCCGATCTGGAAAAAGCCCAATCCTTGTGGCAACAGCA gTAGCAGCACGAGGTCTTGATATTTCAAATGTCAAGCATGTTATAAACTTTGACCTGCCCAGTGACATTGAGGAATATGTACATAGAATAGGTCGTACAGGCCGTGTCGGTAATCTTG GTCTTGCAACCTCCTTTTTCAATGAAAAGAACATTAATATAACAAAAGACCTACTTGACCTATTGGTAGAAGCAAAACAAGAGGTACCATCTTGGCTGGAGAACATGGCATATGAACAGCATCACAAGAGCAGCAGCAGAGGCCGGTCAAAGAG TCGGTTTAGTGGTGGATTTGGTGCAAGAGACTATAGGCAGAGCAGTAGTGCAAGTAGCAGTTTTGGAAGCAGTCGTGGAGGCCGTAGCAGTGGTCATGGTGGCAGCCGAGGATTTGGAGGAG GTGGATATGGCGGCTTCTATAACAGTGATGGCTATGGTGGGAACTATGGTGGCAGCTCCCAAGTTGACTGGTGGGGCAACTAA